A stretch of the Flavobacterium sp. 9R genome encodes the following:
- a CDS encoding KTSC domain-containing protein, protein MKKIVEYRKLLNVDKNVDLKELKTIYRNAMKDAHPDKFQGDEEGLKAAEENSKKIIEAYHFLVSINPETIKQNLPEYTETIATSTITDYKFVEGRLIINFSNGSVYEYISVPKATYVKMVNADSPGRFAKRHILNAFTWRKTINQD, encoded by the coding sequence ATGAAAAAAATCGTTGAATACCGCAAACTACTGAATGTAGACAAAAACGTAGACCTTAAAGAGTTAAAAACTATTTATCGCAATGCGATGAAAGACGCGCATCCTGATAAATTTCAAGGCGATGAAGAAGGATTAAAAGCTGCTGAAGAAAACAGTAAAAAAATCATTGAAGCTTACCATTTCTTAGTAAGCATCAATCCAGAGACAATTAAACAAAACTTACCTGAATATACTGAGACTATTGCAACATCAACCATTACTGACTACAAATTTGTAGAAGGACGTTTGATTATCAATTTCTCTAACGGAAGTGTTTACGAATACATTAGTGTACCAAAAGCAACTTACGTAAAAATGGTCAATGCTGATTCACCAGGGCGTTTTGCCAAAAGACACATTCTTAATGCGTTCACTTGGAGAAAAACCATCAATCAAGATTAA
- a CDS encoding META domain-containing protein, protein MLHYSRLLFVIVLFLGCKTAINAPVDTSLNTKPTKAYQEQIENMEQGIYFRAMGNEPEWSLKISSKQIEFTSLSPDFKSFTAPHIDPIRVMDANVKTYRLTTSNGTAAITIEQQKCANTMSGQELPYTVRVEMTNNSNTSKIFSGCGYYVIDARLHDIWVLEKMNGENVSINKFAKQLPYIEINSTNGTFMGYAGCNRMNGTVFFEKGILRFTNISTTEMACEPQNRESELLHSLESTTTYQIASMRLILTNPSGIELVFKKVD, encoded by the coding sequence ATGTTACACTACAGCCGTTTACTTTTTGTTATTGTATTGTTTTTGGGTTGTAAAACTGCCATCAATGCTCCAGTCGATACTTCTTTGAACACAAAACCAACCAAGGCCTATCAGGAGCAAATAGAAAATATGGAGCAAGGAATTTATTTTCGTGCGATGGGGAATGAACCTGAGTGGAGTTTGAAAATTAGTTCAAAACAAATTGAGTTTACTTCTTTATCACCCGATTTTAAGTCATTTACTGCGCCTCATATTGATCCGATAAGAGTAATGGACGCCAATGTGAAAACCTATCGGTTGACAACTTCTAATGGAACGGCAGCCATCACCATTGAGCAGCAAAAATGCGCCAATACAATGTCTGGCCAAGAATTGCCTTATACTGTTCGTGTTGAAATGACGAACAATTCTAATACCTCCAAAATTTTTTCAGGTTGTGGGTATTATGTGATTGATGCTAGGCTACACGATATTTGGGTATTGGAAAAAATGAACGGTGAGAATGTTTCAATAAATAAATTTGCCAAACAATTACCTTATATTGAGATAAACAGCACCAATGGAACGTTTATGGGATATGCTGGATGCAATCGTATGAATGGAACTGTTTTTTTTGAAAAAGGGATTTTACGTTTCACAAATATAAGTACTACTGAAATGGCTTGTGAACCTCAAAATAGAGAGAGTGAGCTGCTACATTCTTTAGAAAGTACTACCACCTATCAGATTGCGAGTATGCGCTTAATACTTACCAATCCTTCTGGAATTGAGTTGGTTTTCAAGAAAGTAGATTAA
- a CDS encoding rhomboid family intramembrane serine protease, producing MNMILLVLILANVVISYKGWNDLYFFRKYEFHIGSIRAGEQIRMLTSGFLHVDASHLIFNMLTLYFFAPVVIGFLGTFSFVLVYFGSLVFGSLLTMSFHKNDYSYRAVGASGAVTGVLYSAILLQPDMMLGLFFVIPIPAYLFGILYLLYSIYGMKAQNDNIGHTAHFGGAVGGYVITLVKEPQLLVEHTLMVILLAIPIVLLFILEKRGKL from the coding sequence ATGAATATGATTTTGCTAGTCCTTATTTTGGCTAATGTGGTAATAAGTTACAAAGGTTGGAATGACCTTTATTTCTTTAGAAAATACGAATTCCATATAGGAAGTATTCGAGCAGGTGAACAAATCCGAATGTTGACTTCTGGTTTTCTACATGTAGATGCTTCTCATCTTATTTTTAACATGCTTACGTTGTATTTTTTCGCCCCAGTAGTAATAGGCTTTTTAGGGACTTTTTCCTTTGTTTTGGTGTATTTTGGAAGTTTGGTTTTTGGAAGTTTACTTACGATGTCTTTTCACAAAAACGACTACAGTTACAGAGCTGTAGGAGCTTCAGGTGCCGTTACAGGGGTGTTGTATTCCGCTATTTTATTGCAACCGGATATGATGTTGGGATTGTTCTTTGTAATTCCAATTCCAGCGTATCTTTTTGGAATATTGTACTTGCTGTATTCTATTTACGGAATGAAAGCTCAAAATGATAATATTGGTCATACGGCACACTTTGGTGGGGCTGTTGGGGGCTATGTGATCACTTTGGTAAAAGAACCGCAGTTATTGGTCGAACACACTTTGATGGTGATTCTTTTGGCGATTCCAATTGTTCTTTTGTTTATTTTAGAAAAAAGAGGAAAATTATAA
- a CDS encoding YchJ family protein, translated as MNNSVCPCGSEMVFMDCCQKYILGYESAPTALALMQSRYSAYVVKNADYLIATTYESTRSLFSKDEILRWASENQWQQLKIIAFDATTVEFQAFFRGPDSKDYIHHERSTFEKVKGHWYYIDGVFFET; from the coding sequence ATGAACAATAGTGTTTGCCCTTGTGGTTCTGAAATGGTTTTTATGGACTGTTGTCAAAAATACATTTTAGGCTACGAAAGCGCGCCAACTGCTTTGGCATTGATGCAATCACGATATAGCGCTTACGTGGTTAAAAATGCGGACTATTTGATTGCGACTACATACGAAAGTACAAGAAGTCTTTTTTCTAAAGATGAAATTTTACGTTGGGCTAGCGAAAACCAATGGCAACAATTGAAAATCATAGCTTTTGATGCTACAACTGTTGAATTTCAAGCTTTTTTTAGAGGTCCCGATAGCAAAGATTACATCCATCACGAACGCTCTACTTTTGAAAAAGTGAAAGGACATTGGTACTATATAGACGGTGTTTTTTTCGAAACTTAG
- a CDS encoding SIMPL domain-containing protein: protein MKKVLILLFIFSVFVVQAQDIKPTPQISVNGEGKVKVTPDQAAIVITVETKGANAKDVKKENDIKVEAVIKFIKKINLPAEDYKTRRVALNPQYEYESKKRSYNASQTIEILLKDLTKYDGLMEGLVDAGVNRIDGVTFQSSKLEQYQAEARKLAMKDAKAKADDFVSVLGQKVGKALMISDNSQNYYPSPAPVFAMKTTMSDAAESTPRETLAIGEIAIVVNVSVSFILE, encoded by the coding sequence ATGAAAAAAGTACTTATCCTATTGTTTATCTTTTCAGTGTTTGTTGTTCAAGCTCAAGACATTAAACCAACACCTCAAATTAGTGTGAATGGAGAAGGAAAAGTAAAGGTAACTCCTGATCAAGCAGCAATTGTAATAACTGTAGAAACCAAAGGAGCAAATGCCAAAGATGTTAAGAAAGAAAATGACATAAAAGTAGAGGCGGTTATTAAATTTATAAAAAAAATAAATTTACCTGCAGAAGACTACAAAACTCGTCGAGTGGCGCTAAACCCACAGTACGAATATGAGTCCAAAAAGCGTTCGTATAATGCTAGTCAAACCATTGAAATTTTATTGAAAGATTTGACTAAATATGATGGTTTAATGGAGGGCTTGGTAGATGCAGGAGTTAACCGTATTGATGGTGTTACGTTTCAATCATCAAAATTAGAGCAATATCAAGCTGAAGCTCGAAAATTAGCGATGAAGGATGCCAAAGCTAAAGCTGATGATTTCGTGTCTGTATTGGGACAAAAAGTAGGTAAAGCGTTAATGATATCTGATAATTCTCAAAATTACTATCCATCACCTGCACCAGTGTTTGCAATGAAGACCACTATGAGTGATGCCGCTGAGTCTACGCCAAGAGAAACATTGGCTATTGGAGAAATTGCAATTGTAGTAAATGTGAGTGTGAGTTTTATTTTAGAATAA
- a CDS encoding glycosyl hydrolase codes for MNKIILFISLLLFHLLVALVYAQSPKRGIAYGHHSVEDMNALKSGISWWYNWSPSPESQLISTYNTLGVKFVPMAWGKINDPDAFIATIPTGTQYLLAFNEPNFNDGARLTPQEAVTAWPALEKIAQAKNLQIVSASPAYNGPDNYGGYQSPIAWHDEFFRLCPTCKVDFIAFHTYDATAASVIGVTNGLKKYLRPVWVTEFANRVIQTSTEKIDFMKTIVESFENDPDIYRYSWFTGRVPDNWLDMQEGQLFGPNSGVLKPIGIAYTTASYTSKKTIIPATIAAKTHYRRKGTGLQNTSDGTTGQNVCFINEGDWTEYLIEVPKEGLYDMKFRLASPSIAVKFDLSVNGVVVKNDETFESTGGWQTYGDKVVSSITLPKGEVLFKILFKTNDLNFNFFEVKETNTLDTDDFMKDKKSMVYPNPFEKEFFFHCKTEQTIPLKIKILDTKGSICYSNDRYFTNQEISLGKELTSGIYFVIVSYGTTVEHFKIIKK; via the coding sequence ATGAATAAAATCATCCTTTTTATCAGTTTATTACTTTTTCATTTGCTAGTTGCACTTGTCTATGCCCAAAGTCCAAAACGTGGAATCGCTTATGGACATCATTCGGTTGAAGATATGAACGCTTTGAAGTCTGGAATTTCGTGGTGGTATAATTGGTCTCCCTCTCCCGAATCACAATTAATAAGTACATATAACACATTAGGAGTAAAATTTGTACCGATGGCTTGGGGAAAAATTAACGACCCCGACGCCTTTATCGCCACTATTCCAACAGGAACCCAATATTTGTTAGCGTTTAACGAACCTAACTTTAATGATGGTGCTAGACTCACACCACAAGAAGCAGTTACAGCTTGGCCTGCATTAGAAAAAATTGCTCAAGCGAAGAACTTGCAAATTGTGAGTGCTTCTCCAGCTTACAATGGCCCAGATAATTATGGCGGATACCAAAGTCCGATTGCTTGGCACGACGAATTTTTCAGATTATGTCCAACTTGCAAAGTCGATTTCATTGCTTTTCATACTTATGATGCTACTGCGGCTTCTGTTATTGGTGTTACCAATGGATTAAAAAAATACTTACGACCAGTATGGGTGACCGAATTTGCGAACAGAGTTATTCAGACTAGTACAGAAAAGATTGATTTTATGAAAACGATTGTAGAAAGTTTTGAAAACGACCCCGATATTTATCGTTACTCGTGGTTCACAGGTCGCGTTCCTGATAACTGGCTCGATATGCAAGAGGGACAACTCTTTGGTCCGAATAGTGGCGTTTTGAAACCCATTGGGATTGCCTACACAACAGCATCGTATACCTCAAAAAAAACTATTATTCCTGCGACAATAGCAGCCAAAACCCATTATCGTAGAAAAGGAACAGGATTACAAAATACTAGTGACGGAACTACTGGACAAAATGTTTGCTTTATCAATGAAGGAGATTGGACAGAATATTTGATTGAAGTACCTAAAGAAGGACTCTACGATATGAAATTCAGGTTAGCCTCGCCTTCTATAGCTGTAAAATTTGATTTAAGTGTAAATGGTGTAGTGGTAAAAAATGATGAAACCTTTGAAAGTACTGGTGGTTGGCAAACTTATGGAGATAAGGTTGTTTCCTCTATTACGTTGCCCAAAGGAGAAGTCTTGTTTAAAATACTTTTTAAAACCAACGACCTCAATTTTAATTTTTTTGAAGTGAAAGAAACGAATACGCTTGATACTGATGATTTTATGAAAGATAAAAAAAGTATGGTGTATCCTAATCCATTTGAGAAAGAATTCTTTTTTCATTGTAAAACAGAGCAAACAATTCCGCTTAAAATAAAAATCTTAGATACAAAAGGAAGTATCTGTTACTCAAACGACAGGTATTTTACCAACCAAGAAATCAGTTTAGGAAAAGAACTTACAAGCGGTATTTATTTTGTTATCGTTTCCTATGGAACTACTGTAGAGCACTTTAAAATTATTAAAAAGTAA
- a CDS encoding DUF4369 domain-containing protein → MKKIILLLSASVVLFSCNKTSYTISGTAKGIENGKTIILESQDEKLGVIAIDTVKVENGKFEIEGKATEPAFHLITVEGIQGKLPFILENGSIEIVINKDTLQKSKISGTYNNDEYATFNEEITKVQKKLVDFQTANTQKMNDAQAKKDTAVINSLMKEFMTIQQEVSTASKTKYVSYAETHPKSFISALIVQGMLNDPSTDVKKAEKLYESLEESLKNTKPGKAIKARLTEMKAPTVGATPAAPAAPGSAK, encoded by the coding sequence ATGAAAAAAATCATTTTATTATTATCTGCTTCTGTTGTATTGTTTTCATGCAACAAAACGTCCTACACAATTTCTGGTACAGCCAAAGGAATTGAAAATGGAAAAACTATCATTTTAGAAAGTCAAGATGAGAAACTAGGTGTAATTGCTATTGATACTGTAAAAGTAGAAAATGGTAAATTTGAAATCGAAGGTAAAGCTACAGAACCAGCATTCCATTTAATTACTGTTGAAGGAATTCAAGGAAAATTACCATTCATCCTAGAAAACGGATCTATTGAAATCGTAATCAACAAAGATACCCTTCAAAAATCTAAAATTTCTGGAACTTACAATAATGACGAATATGCTACTTTCAATGAAGAAATTACAAAAGTTCAAAAGAAATTAGTAGATTTTCAAACAGCTAACACTCAAAAAATGAATGATGCTCAAGCTAAAAAAGATACTGCAGTTATCAACAGCTTGATGAAAGAATTCATGACGATCCAACAAGAAGTTAGTACTGCATCAAAAACTAAATATGTTTCTTATGCAGAAACTCACCCAAAATCATTCATTAGTGCATTAATCGTTCAAGGAATGTTGAATGACCCATCTACTGATGTTAAAAAAGCAGAGAAACTATACGAAAGTTTAGAGGAATCTCTAAAAAACACTAAACCAGGTAAAGCAATCAAAGCGCGTTTGACTGAAATGAAAGCGCCAACTGTTGGAGCTACTCCAGCTGCACCAGCAGCTCCAGGTTCAGCAAAATGA
- a CDS encoding lysophospholipid acyltransferase family protein, whose protein sequence is MQFLVYIIVFPILWIISILPFRVFYWFSDLMHIIVYRIVGYRKKTVRENLALALPHLSTEERLVIEKKFYHHLCDLFLEMVKTLSISKEEMDKRFKITNIELVKEFEKKGKSVALLTSHYASWEWLMTLNNQTSFFGIGVYKKIGNKYFDQLVRDIRSKFNAELAETKQAIPMMRENQKSGKMCMYGLVSDQSPKLDRAFHWHTFMGVEVPVHTGAEMLAKRYDMNVLFVDVKKVKRGFYEATFIDLSSDARSVPDFEITERFLKLVEQQILDAPEYYLWTHKRWKHKR, encoded by the coding sequence ATGCAGTTTCTGGTTTACATTATAGTTTTTCCTATTCTTTGGATTATTTCTATCCTTCCTTTTCGCGTTTTTTATTGGTTCTCAGATCTTATGCACATCATCGTTTATCGAATTGTGGGGTATCGTAAAAAAACTGTCCGCGAGAACCTGGCTCTGGCGCTTCCACATTTGAGTACCGAAGAACGATTAGTTATTGAGAAAAAATTCTACCATCATTTATGTGATTTGTTTTTAGAAATGGTCAAAACATTATCTATCTCTAAAGAAGAAATGGATAAACGTTTTAAAATAACTAATATCGAATTGGTTAAAGAATTTGAAAAAAAAGGAAAAAGTGTTGCGTTATTGACCTCACATTATGCAAGTTGGGAATGGTTAATGACTCTTAATAATCAAACTTCTTTTTTTGGAATTGGTGTTTATAAAAAAATTGGCAATAAATATTTTGACCAATTGGTACGCGATATTAGATCCAAATTTAATGCTGAATTGGCAGAAACAAAACAAGCAATACCAATGATGCGCGAAAATCAAAAGAGCGGAAAAATGTGTATGTATGGTTTGGTAAGTGATCAATCACCTAAATTGGATCGTGCTTTTCATTGGCACACTTTTATGGGCGTTGAAGTTCCTGTTCACACTGGTGCCGAAATGCTTGCCAAGCGTTACGATATGAATGTACTATTTGTTGATGTAAAAAAAGTAAAAAGAGGTTTTTACGAAGCTACTTTTATTGATCTTTCATCGGATGCGAGAAGTGTGCCTGATTTTGAAATCACCGAGCGATTTTTGAAATTGGTAGAGCAGCAAATTTTAGATGCACCAGAATATTATTTGTGGACACATAAAAGATGGAAACACAAGCGTTAG
- a CDS encoding aminotransferase class V-fold PLP-dependent enzyme: MTNSTKETALEQYFQQFRKNIIGIEQEFESPFGQKKIIYTDWTASGRLYRPIEEKLMNAFGPFVANTHTETTVSGTAMTKAYHHARNIIKQHVNANQNDVLITDGTGMTGVVNKFQRILGIKVPENLKDFVAIPAEKKPVVFISHMEHHSNQTSWLETIADVEVIPSTEDGLFSLENLKVLLEKYKERTLKIASITSCSNVTGIRTPYHEAAKMMHQHNGVCFVDFACSGPYVSIDMHPEDEEAYLDAIFFSPHKFLGGPGTSGVLVFNKKLYNNMVPDCPGGGTVSWTNPWGEHKYIDNIEDREDGGTPGFLQVIKTALAIQLKDEMGIDNILKREHEIVEYVFDSLQNVPNIKILAGQHQERLGVISFFIDDLHFNLGVKLLNDRFGIQTRGGCSCAGTYGHFLLHVDQETSHKLVNEISLGDLIRKPGWIRMSIHPTTTSAEIEYVCNAIKSLAENHKEWALEYRYDSETNEFIHQKATSFENTLVEKWFAK; this comes from the coding sequence ATGACAAATAGCACAAAAGAGACGGCTTTAGAACAGTATTTTCAACAATTTCGCAAAAATATTATCGGAATTGAGCAAGAATTTGAATCTCCATTTGGACAAAAAAAAATTATCTATACTGATTGGACCGCAAGCGGAAGATTGTATCGCCCCATCGAAGAGAAATTGATGAATGCCTTCGGACCTTTTGTTGCTAATACACATACTGAAACTACCGTTTCTGGAACAGCTATGACCAAAGCGTATCATCACGCTAGAAATATCATTAAGCAACACGTTAATGCCAATCAAAATGATGTTTTAATCACAGATGGTACAGGAATGACTGGAGTTGTGAATAAGTTTCAACGTATCTTAGGGATTAAAGTTCCTGAAAACTTAAAAGATTTTGTAGCTATTCCAGCCGAGAAAAAACCAGTAGTTTTTATTTCTCATATGGAGCACCATTCCAATCAAACCTCTTGGTTAGAGACCATCGCTGATGTTGAAGTAATTCCTTCAACCGAAGACGGTCTTTTTTCATTAGAAAATCTAAAAGTATTACTCGAAAAATATAAAGAGCGAACGTTAAAAATTGCTTCAATTACTTCTTGTTCCAATGTTACTGGTATTCGTACGCCATATCACGAGGCTGCAAAAATGATGCATCAGCATAATGGAGTTTGTTTTGTGGATTTTGCTTGCTCAGGTCCTTATGTATCCATTGATATGCATCCTGAAGATGAAGAGGCGTATTTGGATGCTATCTTCTTTTCACCGCACAAATTTTTAGGCGGACCAGGCACTTCGGGGGTATTGGTTTTTAATAAAAAATTGTACAACAATATGGTGCCAGATTGCCCAGGAGGAGGAACCGTTTCGTGGACGAATCCTTGGGGTGAGCATAAATACATCGATAATATTGAGGACAGAGAAGATGGAGGTACGCCTGGCTTCTTGCAAGTGATTAAAACCGCTTTGGCCATTCAGTTAAAAGACGAAATGGGTATTGACAATATTTTGAAACGCGAACACGAAATTGTGGAGTATGTGTTTGATTCACTACAAAATGTTCCAAACATCAAAATTTTAGCTGGACAACATCAAGAGCGATTGGGAGTTATTTCGTTTTTTATAGACGATTTGCATTTTAATTTAGGAGTAAAACTACTCAATGACCGTTTCGGAATTCAAACAAGAGGAGGATGTAGTTGCGCAGGAACTTACGGTCACTTTTTGTTACACGTAGATCAAGAAACGTCTCATAAGTTGGTTAACGAAATCAGTTTAGGAGATTTAATTCGTAAACCGGGGTGGATCAGAATGTCTATTCATCCGACTACAACTTCAGCTGAAATAGAATACGTTTGCAATGCTATTAAATCTTTAGCGGAGAATCATAAAGAATGGGCGTTAGAGTATCGTTATGATTCAGAAACCAATGAATTTATTCATCAAAAAGCAACTTCATTCGAAAATACATTAGTTGAAAAATGGTTTGCTAAGTAG
- a CDS encoding magnesium chelatase has protein sequence MKDITTLGALKQSGYQPRTIKEELRDNLRKKLQAGIPTFEGVHGFENSVIPELERAILSKHNINLLGLRGQAKTRLARKMVELLDEYIPFVAGSEINDDPFRPISRYAKDLIAELGDATPIDWLPRSERFYEKLATPDVTVADLIGDVDPIKAANLKLSYADDRVIHFGMIPRANRCIFVINELPDLQARIQVALFNILQEGDIQIRGYKLRMALDMQFVFTANPEDYTNRGSIVTPLKDRIGSQILTHYPETIAIARTITQQEAKLESSQTDVVYVPALAKDLLEQISFEARDSDFIDPKSGVSARMSITAYENLISTAERRALKAGESTTAVRLSDFMGVIPAITGKVELVYEGEQEGAAVVAQHLINDAIRTFFPGYFPKIEKLEKQGEKTAYTDTLEWFFAESGFELLDDATNAEYQTILNSVTPLEVIIKKYQPQLPKEDYYFMKEFLLWGLASYKKLSKDRFSEGYQFKDPFGSYISKL, from the coding sequence ATGAAGGATATAACAACTTTAGGCGCATTAAAACAATCGGGTTATCAGCCAAGAACGATTAAAGAAGAATTGCGCGATAATTTGAGGAAGAAATTGCAAGCAGGTATTCCGACTTTTGAAGGGGTACACGGATTTGAAAATTCGGTGATTCCAGAGTTGGAGCGCGCTATTTTGTCGAAGCACAATATCAATTTGCTAGGACTTCGCGGGCAAGCAAAAACGCGTTTGGCTAGAAAAATGGTAGAATTATTGGACGAATACATTCCATTTGTGGCGGGTTCTGAGATTAATGATGATCCTTTCCGCCCAATCTCTCGTTACGCCAAGGATTTGATTGCCGAGTTAGGCGATGCAACGCCCATAGATTGGTTACCTAGAAGTGAGCGTTTTTATGAAAAATTAGCTACGCCAGATGTAACAGTAGCCGATTTAATTGGTGACGTCGATCCTATTAAGGCGGCGAATCTAAAATTGTCGTATGCTGATGATCGTGTGATTCATTTTGGGATGATTCCAAGAGCGAATCGCTGTATTTTCGTCATCAATGAATTGCCCGATTTACAAGCTAGAATTCAAGTGGCGTTGTTTAATATTTTGCAAGAAGGTGATATTCAAATTCGAGGCTATAAGTTAAGAATGGCTTTGGATATGCAGTTTGTTTTTACCGCCAATCCAGAAGATTATACCAATCGTGGGAGTATTGTTACGCCATTGAAAGACCGAATTGGTTCTCAAATTTTAACCCATTACCCAGAAACTATTGCTATTGCTCGCACCATTACGCAGCAAGAAGCCAAGTTAGAAAGCAGTCAAACTGATGTGGTATATGTGCCTGCTTTGGCCAAAGATTTGTTGGAACAAATTAGTTTTGAAGCGCGAGATAGCGATTTTATTGATCCAAAAAGTGGCGTGAGTGCTAGAATGAGCATCACTGCCTACGAAAATCTGATTAGTACGGCTGAGCGTCGTGCTTTAAAAGCAGGAGAAAGCACTACAGCAGTGCGTTTGTCTGATTTTATGGGTGTGATTCCTGCCATAACCGGAAAAGTAGAATTGGTGTACGAAGGTGAGCAAGAGGGCGCTGCGGTGGTAGCCCAACATTTAATCAATGATGCGATTCGTACGTTTTTCCCGGGCTATTTTCCTAAGATTGAAAAATTGGAAAAACAAGGAGAAAAAACAGCTTATACCGATACTTTAGAATGGTTTTTTGCCGAAAGTGGTTTCGAATTATTGGATGATGCTACTAATGCTGAATATCAAACTATTTTGAATAGTGTTACACCACTAGAAGTCATCATCAAAAAATACCAACCACAATTGCCCAAGGAGGATTATTATTTTATGAAAGAATTCTTATTGTGGGGTTTGGCTTCCTATAAAAAGTTGAGCAAAGATCGATTTTCGGAAGGGTATCAGTTTAAGGATCCGTTTGGGAGTTA
- a CDS encoding VWA domain-containing protein has product MKNQNRAGFYFKTYEAPFQSPFDRLFPIFKELITHTSGDFDEAIAWLRELDKEYKLTDASYTIDDFIEDLKKKGYIREELKDDGTTGTGITAKTERAIRQQALDTIFGTMKRSGNGNHKTKHSGNGDEHTGEFREFHFGDSLERISLTESLRNAQINNGVTDFKLTENDLVVEDTQYKAQMSTVLMIDISHSMILYGEDRITPAKKVAMALAELITTRYPKDTLDILVFGNDAWTIAIKDLPYIKVGPYHTNTVAGLQLAMDLLRRKRNTNKQIFMITDGKPSCVREKDGSYYMNSNGLDQYIVDKCYTQAQQARKLHIPITTFMIANDPYLQKFVTYFTEANQGKAFYTGLKGLGEMIFEDYEANRKKRIR; this is encoded by the coding sequence ATGAAAAACCAAAACCGTGCTGGATTTTATTTTAAGACCTACGAAGCGCCATTTCAGTCGCCGTTTGATCGTTTGTTCCCTATTTTTAAAGAATTAATTACGCATACTTCGGGCGATTTTGACGAAGCGATTGCTTGGTTACGCGAATTGGACAAGGAGTATAAATTGACCGATGCTAGTTATACTATCGATGATTTTATTGAGGATTTAAAGAAAAAAGGGTACATCCGTGAGGAATTGAAAGACGACGGCACCACTGGAACGGGTATTACAGCCAAAACCGAACGCGCTATTCGTCAGCAAGCGTTGGATACCATTTTTGGTACTATGAAACGCTCGGGAAATGGCAATCACAAAACGAAACACAGTGGCAATGGGGATGAACATACAGGTGAGTTTCGAGAGTTTCATTTTGGAGATAGTTTGGAACGTATTTCGCTGACTGAAAGTTTGCGCAATGCCCAAATCAATAATGGGGTTACCGATTTTAAACTTACAGAAAACGATTTGGTTGTCGAGGACACCCAATACAAAGCCCAAATGAGTACGGTTTTGATGATTGACATTAGCCATAGTATGATTTTGTACGGCGAAGACCGCATCACGCCTGCCAAAAAAGTAGCGATGGCTTTGGCTGAATTGATTACTACTAGGTACCCAAAAGATACTTTGGATATTTTGGTTTTTGGAAATGATGCTTGGACAATTGCGATTAAGGATTTACCTTATATAAAAGTCGGACCTTATCATACTAATACTGTTGCTGGTTTGCAATTGGCAATGGATTTACTCCGAAGAAAACGCAACACCAACAAGCAAATTTTTATGATTACCGACGGGAAACCAAGTTGTGTACGGGAGAAAGATGGCTCGTATTATATGAATAGTAATGGCTTAGACCAATACATTGTTGACAAATGCTATACTCAGGCGCAACAAGCCAGAAAATTACACATTCCTATCACCACTTTTATGATAGCGAATGATCCGTATTTGCAAAAATTCGTGACTTATTTTACCGAAGCCAATCAAGGAAAAGCCTTTTATACGGGTTTGAAAGGATTGGGTGAAATGATTTTTGAGGATTATGAAGCGAATCGAAAGAAGCGGATTAGGTAA